A single window of Streptomyces cathayae DNA harbors:
- a CDS encoding class F sortase: protein MRSSLRGGRPTAAAVGAAAVVAVVLTALLFWSLWPSGTSAPSDFGTRPRAQEPTAGASFEGHDSGPGETENASGPVPEPTALRIPRVSLDARLQGVGVKDDGTVEIPDSVGQAGWYRHGPAPGAPAGSAVLIGHVDHRTGDLGAFAKLYGLRKGDDATVTREGAPPVRYKVTAREVVDKDGLPDEVFRRHGRPVLTLVTCAPPYDRERGGYQRNLLVYAVPAQERGQG from the coding sequence ATGCGCTCCTCCCTCAGGGGCGGGCGGCCCACCGCGGCGGCCGTCGGGGCCGCCGCGGTGGTCGCCGTCGTCCTGACGGCGCTGCTGTTCTGGTCGCTGTGGCCGTCCGGAACCTCGGCGCCGTCGGACTTCGGCACCCGGCCGCGGGCCCAGGAGCCCACGGCCGGGGCCTCGTTCGAGGGCCACGACAGTGGACCGGGCGAGACGGAGAACGCGTCCGGCCCCGTACCCGAGCCGACGGCGCTGCGCATTCCACGGGTCTCTCTGGACGCCCGGCTCCAGGGCGTGGGCGTCAAGGACGACGGAACGGTGGAGATCCCCGACAGCGTGGGGCAGGCCGGCTGGTACCGCCACGGCCCCGCGCCGGGCGCCCCCGCCGGATCCGCCGTCCTCATCGGCCATGTGGACCACCGCACCGGCGACCTGGGTGCCTTCGCCAAGCTGTACGGACTCCGGAAGGGCGACGACGCCACCGTCACCCGCGAGGGCGCACCCCCCGTGAGGTACAAGGTGACGGCCCGCGAGGTGGTCGACAAGGACGGACTCCCCGACGAGGTGTTCCGGCGCCACGGACGGCCGGTCCTGACCCTGGTCACCTGCGCTCCCCCGTACGACCGCGAACGCGGCGGCTACCAGCGGAACTTGCTGGTGTACGCCGTTCCCGCCCAGGAGCGCGGCCAGGGGTGA
- a CDS encoding DUF4397 domain-containing protein — MTNSRSRKIATATASACVLSLAVAVPASADGTAQEGGKASVSVFHGVPGLTVDVYANGNELLPDFKPGTLTEPQSLDPGVYDIEVFADGKGPDGGPAIQKSVEIPAGANATLAAHLDARGTPVLTAFVNDTSKVPAGRSRLTVRHVAAAPAVDVRAGGEPVIEGLTNPNEKSLEVPAGTVSADVVLAGTDTVVIGPADLDLAEGTSTVVYAWGSAADKNLALKTQTISGMESAPRGVNAGESGTMAADNESATVWLAWGATGAVAVAGLLAARRRYSRSH, encoded by the coding sequence ATGACGAACTCGCGCAGCAGGAAGATCGCCACCGCCACCGCCAGTGCCTGCGTACTGTCCCTCGCCGTGGCCGTCCCCGCCTCCGCGGACGGTACGGCGCAGGAGGGCGGCAAGGCGTCCGTGTCCGTCTTCCACGGCGTTCCGGGCCTCACCGTCGACGTGTACGCCAACGGGAACGAACTGCTTCCCGACTTCAAGCCCGGCACCCTGACCGAACCCCAGTCCCTGGACCCGGGCGTGTACGACATCGAGGTCTTCGCCGACGGCAAGGGCCCCGACGGCGGTCCCGCCATCCAGAAGAGCGTCGAGATCCCGGCCGGGGCGAACGCCACGCTCGCGGCCCACCTCGACGCGCGGGGCACCCCCGTACTCACCGCGTTCGTCAACGACACCTCCAAGGTCCCGGCCGGTCGGTCGCGGCTGACCGTCCGTCACGTGGCCGCGGCACCCGCCGTGGACGTCCGCGCGGGCGGCGAGCCGGTCATCGAGGGCCTGACCAACCCGAACGAGAAGTCGCTCGAGGTGCCCGCCGGCACGGTGAGCGCCGATGTCGTCCTGGCCGGAACCGACACCGTGGTCATCGGCCCCGCCGACCTGGACCTCGCCGAGGGCACCAGCACGGTCGTCTACGCCTGGGGCAGCGCCGCGGACAAGAACCTCGCGCTGAAGACGCAGACGATCAGCGGCATGGAATCCGCGCCGCGCGGTGTGAACGCCGGCGAGAGCGGCACGATGGCCGCCGACAACGAGTCCGCCACCGTCTGGCTCGCCTGGGGCGCCACGGGCGCCGTCGCGGTCGCCGGTCTGCTGGCCGCCCGCCGCCGGTACTCCCGAAGCCACTGA